Proteins from one Emys orbicularis isolate rEmyOrb1 chromosome 2, rEmyOrb1.hap1, whole genome shotgun sequence genomic window:
- the LOC135873237 gene encoding pulmonary surfactant-associated protein C-like, translated as MDVSSKEALIEAPPDYTPVPRIPCLSPHLKRLLIIMVVVVIIVLVVLGFLLMGLHISEKHTETVLRMTIQGLDGEGSLQQLSMSGKERTGTFHIKAGINSSATVVYDYHHLLICYKSWQGRACYITKMDKENIQGLDTIAKVFQHLQLEQGEEMEEVGFPVPQANRSILGTTINILCSNVPIYWA; from the exons ATGGATGTTAGCAGCAAGGAGGCTCTGATAGAGGCCCCTCCG GACTACACTCCCGTCCCCAGGatcccctgcctctcccctcacctcaagAGACTCTTGATCATCATGGTGGTGGTTGTGATCATAGTCTTGGTTGTGCTGGGTTTCCTCCTGATGGGACTGCACATATCCGAGAAGCACACAGAAACG GTTTTGCGAATGACTATCCAAGGCCTGGATGGGGAAGGGTCCCTGCAGCAGCTCTCCATGAGTGGGAAAGAAAGGACAGGGACTTTCCACATCAAGGCAGGGATCAATTCTTCAGCCACTGTCGTGTACGACTACCACCAC CTGCTGATCTGCTACAAATCCTGGCAAGGCCGAGCCTGCTACATCACCAAGATGGACAAGGAGAACATTCAGGGCCTGGATACCATTGCCAAGGTGTTCCAGCATCTCCAG CTCGAACAGGGTGAAGAGATGGAGGAGGTGGGGTTCCCTGTGCCCCAGGCCAATCGCTCCATTCTGGGCACTACAATTAACATCCTCTGCAGCAACGTTCCCATCTACTGGGCTTAG